In Hemiscyllium ocellatum isolate sHemOce1 chromosome 33, sHemOce1.pat.X.cur, whole genome shotgun sequence, the following are encoded in one genomic region:
- the LOC132831531 gene encoding MOB kinase activator 2-like isoform X1: MDWLMGKTAKSKPDEKLPSTEEKKLYLEAEYASARVSDADLPMLVSLPREIDQNEWLANNTMTFFNHINLQYSAISEFCTAESCPVMNACNVQYFWIDERGKKIKCTAPQYIDLVMTHIQKLLTDEEIFPTKYGKDFPSSFESLVQKISRYLFHVLAHIYCAHFKEVVALELYPHLNTVYMHFLIFVREFNLIDPKEMAVMRDLTDVLLCGTPQPQNHVNHR; encoded by the exons AAAGACTGCAAAATCAAAGCCAGATGAAAAGCTGCCATCGACTGAAGAGAAGAAGTTGTATCTCGAGGCAGAATACGCCTCTGCTCGAGTGTCTGATGCAGATTTACCCATGCTTGTGAGCTTGCCCAGAGAAATTGACCAGAATGAATGGTTGGCTAATAACA cAATGACATTCTTCAATCACATAAATCTGCAGTACAGTGCTATCTCTGAATTCTGCACAGCAGAAAGCTGTCCTGTAATGAATGCATGTAATGT TCAATACTTCTGGATAGATGAACGAGGGAAGAAAATAAAGTGTACTGCACCACAGTACATTGACCTGGTGATGACGCACATCCAAAAACTATTGACTGATGAGGAAATCTTCCCTACTAAGTATG GTAAAGACTTCCCGAGCTCTTTTGAATCACTCGTCCAGAAGATCAGCCGCTACCTCTTCCATGTTCTTGCTCATATCTACTGTGCTCACTTCAAGGAAGTTGTGGCCCTTGAACTGTACCCACATCTCAATACCGTGTACATGCACTTTCTGATCTTTGTCAGAGAGTTTAATCTCATTGACCCCAAGGAAATGGCTGTGATGAGGGACTTAACAGATGTTCTCCTCTGTGGTACACCGCAGCCCCAGAACCATGTGAACCACAGATGA
- the LOC132831531 gene encoding MOB kinase activator 2-like isoform X2, with protein MVLQAVGKALGYRKRKTAKSKPDEKLPSTEEKKLYLEAEYASARVSDADLPMLVSLPREIDQNEWLANNTMTFFNHINLQYSAISEFCTAESCPVMNACNVQYFWIDERGKKIKCTAPQYIDLVMTHIQKLLTDEEIFPTKYGKDFPSSFESLVQKISRYLFHVLAHIYCAHFKEVVALELYPHLNTVYMHFLIFVREFNLIDPKEMAVMRDLTDVLLCGTPQPQNHVNHR; from the exons ATGGTCCTTCAGGCTGTAGGGAAGGCACTGGGCTACAGGAAAAG AAAGACTGCAAAATCAAAGCCAGATGAAAAGCTGCCATCGACTGAAGAGAAGAAGTTGTATCTCGAGGCAGAATACGCCTCTGCTCGAGTGTCTGATGCAGATTTACCCATGCTTGTGAGCTTGCCCAGAGAAATTGACCAGAATGAATGGTTGGCTAATAACA cAATGACATTCTTCAATCACATAAATCTGCAGTACAGTGCTATCTCTGAATTCTGCACAGCAGAAAGCTGTCCTGTAATGAATGCATGTAATGT TCAATACTTCTGGATAGATGAACGAGGGAAGAAAATAAAGTGTACTGCACCACAGTACATTGACCTGGTGATGACGCACATCCAAAAACTATTGACTGATGAGGAAATCTTCCCTACTAAGTATG GTAAAGACTTCCCGAGCTCTTTTGAATCACTCGTCCAGAAGATCAGCCGCTACCTCTTCCATGTTCTTGCTCATATCTACTGTGCTCACTTCAAGGAAGTTGTGGCCCTTGAACTGTACCCACATCTCAATACCGTGTACATGCACTTTCTGATCTTTGTCAGAGAGTTTAATCTCATTGACCCCAAGGAAATGGCTGTGATGAGGGACTTAACAGATGTTCTCCTCTGTGGTACACCGCAGCCCCAGAACCATGTGAACCACAGATGA